In a single window of the Streptomyces cinnabarinus genome:
- a CDS encoding aldehyde dehydrogenase family protein, giving the protein MALLDPTSWQPRPLKGGEHTVTEPATGEALGTVALAAAEDVAPAAEAARAAQTEWARLPHFVRAGVLRRAGDLFTAHADELRAWLVRESGSIPGKADFELHVAAQECYEAAALASRPAGQVLPSEAPRLSYTRRVPVGVVGVIAPFNAPLILSIRSVAPALALGNGVVLKPDPRTAVCGGLSLAAVFAEAGLPEGLLHVLPGGAETGAALVADPRVPVISFTGSTAAGRAVGETAGRHLKRAHLELGGNSALIVLEDADLDAVISTAAWGSFFHQGQICMTTGRHLVHRSLYAEYVERLAAKADSLAVGDPHRDQVHLGPLIDAGQLNKVHGLVEASAAQGAKLAAGGTHDQLFYRPTVLADVADDTPAYAEEVFGPVAPVRSFSTLDEAAGLAAASAYGLSLGIVTGDAARGLDLAERIPTGIVHINDQTVNDEAVAPFGGTAASGTGARFGGEANLDAFTDVRWTTVRGDVAPYPF; this is encoded by the coding sequence ATGGCGTTGCTCGACCCCACGTCCTGGCAGCCCCGCCCCCTCAAGGGCGGCGAGCACACCGTCACCGAGCCCGCCACCGGCGAGGCCCTCGGCACGGTCGCCCTGGCCGCCGCCGAGGACGTCGCCCCGGCCGCCGAGGCCGCCCGCGCGGCGCAGACGGAGTGGGCGCGTCTGCCGCACTTCGTGCGCGCCGGGGTCCTGCGCCGGGCCGGGGACCTGTTCACCGCGCACGCCGACGAACTGCGCGCCTGGCTGGTGCGGGAGTCCGGCTCCATCCCCGGCAAGGCCGACTTCGAGCTGCACGTCGCCGCCCAGGAGTGCTACGAGGCCGCCGCCCTCGCCTCCCGCCCGGCCGGGCAGGTCCTGCCCAGCGAGGCGCCCCGGCTGTCCTACACCCGCCGCGTCCCGGTCGGCGTGGTGGGCGTGATCGCCCCGTTCAACGCCCCGCTGATCCTCTCCATACGCTCCGTCGCCCCCGCGCTCGCCCTCGGCAACGGCGTCGTCCTCAAGCCCGACCCGCGCACCGCGGTCTGCGGCGGCCTCTCCCTCGCCGCGGTCTTCGCCGAGGCGGGCCTGCCCGAGGGGCTGCTGCACGTCCTGCCCGGCGGTGCGGAGACCGGCGCCGCCCTGGTGGCCGACCCGCGGGTGCCGGTGATCTCCTTCACCGGCTCCACCGCCGCCGGCCGGGCTGTCGGCGAGACCGCCGGACGCCACCTCAAGCGCGCGCATCTGGAGCTGGGCGGCAACTCCGCCCTGATCGTGCTGGAGGACGCCGACCTCGACGCGGTGATCTCCACCGCCGCCTGGGGATCCTTCTTCCACCAGGGCCAGATCTGCATGACGACCGGCCGCCACCTGGTCCACCGGTCGCTGTACGCGGAGTACGTGGAGCGGCTGGCCGCCAAGGCCGACTCGCTCGCCGTCGGCGATCCGCACCGCGACCAGGTCCACCTCGGCCCGCTCATCGACGCCGGCCAGCTGAACAAGGTGCACGGCCTGGTCGAGGCCAGCGCCGCCCAGGGCGCCAAACTGGCCGCGGGCGGCACCCACGACCAGCTGTTCTACCGGCCCACGGTCCTGGCCGACGTCGCCGACGACACCCCCGCCTACGCGGAGGAGGTGTTCGGCCCCGTGGCGCCCGTACGGTCCTTCAGCACCCTCGACGAGGCCGCCGGCCTCGCCGCAGCCAGCGCCTACGGCCTGTCCCTCGGCATCGTCACCGGCGACGCCGCCCGCGGCCTGGACCTCGCGGAGCGCATCCCGACCGGCATCGTGCACATCAACGACCAGACCGTGAACGACGAAGCGGTCGCCCCCTTCGGCGGTACGGCGGCCTCCGGCACCGGCGCCCGCTTCGGCGGCGAGGCCAACCTGGACGCCTTCACCGACGTGCGCTGGACGACGGTGCGCGGCGACGTGGCGCCGTACCCCTTCTAA
- the trxA gene encoding thioredoxin has translation MSSTVELTKDNFDQMVTDNEFVLIDFWASWCGPCRQFAPVYEKAAEDNPDLVFGKVDTEAQPELAAAFGIQSIPTLMIVRDQVAVFAQPGALPEAALTDVIGQARKLDMDEVRKAVAAQQAQAEQNGE, from the coding sequence ATGAGCAGCACCGTGGAGCTCACCAAGGACAACTTCGACCAGATGGTCACGGACAACGAGTTCGTCCTGATCGACTTCTGGGCGTCCTGGTGCGGTCCGTGCCGGCAGTTCGCCCCGGTCTACGAGAAGGCGGCGGAGGACAACCCGGACCTGGTCTTCGGCAAGGTGGACACCGAGGCGCAGCCGGAGCTGGCCGCGGCCTTCGGTATCCAGTCGATTCCGACGCTGATGATCGTGCGTGACCAGGTCGCCGTGTTCGCGCAGCCGGGCGCCCTGCCCGAGGCCGCCCTGACGGACGTCATCGGACAGGCCCGCAAGCTCGACATGGACGAGGTCCGCAAGGCCGTGGCCGCCCAGCAGGCGCAGGCCGAGCAGAACGGCGAGTAG
- a CDS encoding dihydrolipoyl dehydrogenase family protein yields the protein MTETESIAYDVVVLGAGPVGENVADRTRAAGLSTAVVESELVGGECSYWACMPSKALLRPVIAQADARRLPGLAAAVQGPLDTAKITARRDAFTSHWKDDGQVGWLEGIGADVHRGHGRITGPREVTVAGADGTERVLTARHAVAVSTGTRAVLPELPGLAEVKPWTSREATSAKEAPGRLIVVGGGVVATEMACAWQALGSQVTLLVRGKGLLNRMEPFAGELVAEALGEAGADVRTGTSVASVTREDGTVVVVTDGGERIEADEILFATGRAPRTDDIGLDTIGLEPGSWLPVDDSLRVTGSDWLYAVGDVNHRALLTHQGKYQARIAGAAIAARASGVPLLETDPWGAHAATADHSAVPQVVFTDPEAAAVGLSLAEAEQAGHRVRAVDYDLANVSGASLYGDGYRGRARMIVDLEREILLGVTFVGPGVGELIHSATIAVSGEVPISRLWHAVPSYPTISEVWLRLLETYRDN from the coding sequence ATGACGGAAACGGAATCCATCGCGTACGACGTCGTAGTACTCGGAGCCGGTCCCGTGGGGGAGAACGTGGCCGACCGCACCCGTGCGGCCGGTCTGTCCACCGCGGTCGTGGAGAGTGAACTGGTCGGCGGTGAATGCTCGTACTGGGCGTGCATGCCCAGCAAGGCCCTGCTGCGCCCGGTCATCGCCCAGGCCGACGCCCGCCGCCTGCCCGGCCTCGCCGCCGCGGTGCAGGGCCCCCTCGACACGGCGAAGATCACGGCCCGGCGGGACGCGTTCACCTCCCACTGGAAGGACGACGGTCAGGTCGGCTGGCTGGAGGGCATCGGTGCGGACGTCCACCGCGGCCACGGCCGGATCACCGGCCCCCGCGAGGTCACCGTGGCCGGCGCCGACGGCACGGAGCGCGTCCTGACCGCCCGGCACGCCGTCGCCGTCTCCACCGGCACCCGCGCCGTCCTGCCCGAACTGCCCGGGCTCGCCGAGGTGAAGCCCTGGACCAGCCGGGAGGCCACCAGCGCCAAGGAGGCCCCCGGGCGCCTGATCGTGGTCGGCGGCGGAGTGGTCGCCACGGAGATGGCCTGCGCCTGGCAGGCCCTCGGCTCACAGGTCACCCTGCTCGTCCGCGGCAAGGGCCTGCTCAACCGCATGGAGCCGTTCGCCGGTGAGCTGGTCGCCGAGGCGCTCGGCGAGGCGGGCGCCGACGTCCGCACCGGCACGTCGGTGGCGTCCGTGACCCGGGAGGACGGCACCGTCGTGGTCGTCACCGACGGCGGCGAGCGCATCGAGGCCGACGAGATCCTGTTCGCCACCGGCCGCGCCCCGCGCACCGACGACATCGGCCTGGACACCATCGGTCTGGAACCCGGCTCCTGGCTCCCGGTCGACGACAGCCTCCGGGTCACCGGCAGTGACTGGCTCTACGCCGTGGGCGACGTCAACCACCGCGCCCTCCTGACCCACCAGGGCAAGTACCAGGCCCGCATCGCGGGCGCCGCGATCGCGGCCCGGGCCTCGGGCGTGCCCCTCCTGGAAACGGACCCCTGGGGCGCCCACGCGGCCACCGCCGACCACTCCGCCGTCCCCCAGGTCGTCTTCACCGACCCCGAGGCGGCAGCCGTCGGCCTCTCCCTGGCGGAGGCCGAACAGGCCGGCCACCGCGTCCGCGCCGTCGACTACGACCTCGCCAACGTCTCCGGAGCCTCCCTCTACGGCGACGGCTACCGCGGCCGCGCCCGCATGATCGTCGACCTGGAACGCGAAATCCTCCTCGGCGTCACCTTCGTCGGCCCCGGCGTCGGCGAACTCATCCACTCCGCGACGATCGCGGTGTCCGGCGAGGTCCCCATCAGCCGCCTGTGGCACGCGGTCCCGTCGTACCCGACGATCAGCGAGGTGTGGCTGAGGCTGCTGGAGACGTACCGGGACAACTGA
- a CDS encoding Tat pathway signal sequence domain protein, whose protein sequence is MRRTVLTALPLVCAAALASTTPAVADESSPSPTATVAPTPSAEPTEDPTPAPSAPEDEPTREPAPGQVTVVPSGAPDTGVAAESGSDGTVIGGGAAAVLVAGGAAFYVVRRRRATGA, encoded by the coding sequence ATGCGCCGAACTGTCCTGACCGCCCTTCCACTTGTCTGCGCCGCCGCACTGGCGAGCACCACGCCCGCCGTCGCGGACGAGTCGTCGCCCAGCCCGACCGCCACGGTCGCCCCGACGCCGAGCGCCGAACCGACCGAGGACCCGACGCCCGCCCCCTCCGCCCCCGAGGACGAGCCGACCCGGGAGCCGGCGCCGGGTCAGGTCACCGTGGTCCCGAGCGGCGCGCCCGACACCGGAGTGGCAGCGGAGTCCGGGAGCGACGGCACGGTGATCGGAGGGGGCGCCGCCGCGGTGCTCGTCGCGGGCGGCGCGGCCTTCTACGTCGTACGGCGCCGGCGGGCGACCGGGGCATGA
- a CDS encoding class F sortase: MTQLSRRAFTTTALASLLVGCGGRGGGGEETTAASGGSRRHRRSAKSVPSPRRSEPVALRIPAIGVDTPVIRLGLAPDGSVQVPPVTAHDRAGWYEHSPTPGQTGPSVILGHVTVGAYGDGVFRHLSRLHRGDRIEARLENGSEAVFTVSTVRTVAKADFPADDVYGDVDRPELRLITCGGPRAGDEYRDNVIVFAALSATTP; encoded by the coding sequence ATGACCCAGCTCTCCAGGCGCGCGTTCACGACGACGGCGCTGGCCTCGCTGCTCGTCGGATGCGGCGGTCGCGGGGGTGGTGGCGAGGAGACGACCGCGGCCTCCGGCGGTTCGCGACGGCACCGGCGCTCCGCGAAGTCGGTCCCGTCCCCGCGGCGTTCGGAGCCGGTCGCGCTGCGCATTCCGGCCATCGGTGTCGACACCCCGGTCATCCGGCTGGGCCTGGCGCCGGACGGCAGCGTGCAGGTGCCCCCGGTCACGGCACACGACCGGGCGGGCTGGTACGAGCACTCGCCGACACCGGGTCAGACCGGTCCGTCCGTGATCCTCGGCCATGTCACGGTCGGCGCCTACGGGGACGGCGTCTTCCGTCACCTGTCCCGCCTGCACCGGGGCGACCGGATCGAGGCGCGTCTGGAGAACGGCTCGGAGGCGGTGTTCACCGTCAGCACCGTGCGGACGGTCGCCAAGGCGGACTTCCCGGCAGACGACGTCTACGGGGACGTGGACCGCCCGGAGTTGCGGCTCATCACGTGCGGCGGTCCCCGTGCCGGTGACGAGTACCGCGACAACGTCATCGTCTTCGCCGCGCTGAGCGCCACGACCCCCTGA
- a CDS encoding RNA polymerase sigma factor, protein MKRSRDKAASELFAALYPRLAGWCRRLVDDDETAHEIASEAFTRLWARWTKVDEPRGFLYVTAANLVRDHWRKLERERKALWRVTSEAAIRPHPEQADPSVRLLVQSLPERLRVPILLHYYADMPIREVSVLTGRKEGTVKADLHTARELLRAHLRRSLDHTL, encoded by the coding sequence TTGAAACGGTCCCGCGACAAGGCAGCGTCCGAGCTGTTCGCCGCCCTCTATCCGCGTCTCGCCGGCTGGTGCCGCCGTCTCGTCGACGACGACGAGACGGCCCACGAGATCGCCTCGGAGGCGTTCACCCGGCTCTGGGCCCGCTGGACGAAGGTGGACGAGCCCCGCGGCTTCCTCTACGTCACCGCGGCCAACCTCGTCCGGGACCACTGGCGCAAACTGGAGCGCGAGCGCAAAGCCCTGTGGCGCGTGACGTCCGAGGCCGCCATCCGCCCCCACCCCGAACAGGCCGACCCGTCGGTGCGCCTGCTGGTGCAGTCGCTGCCGGAACGACTCCGCGTCCCGATCCTCCTGCACTATTACGCCGACATGCCGATCCGGGAGGTGTCCGTGCTGACCGGACGCAAGGAAGGAACCGTCAAGGCCGACCTCCACACGGCCCGCGAACTGCTCCGCGCCCACCTGAGGAGAAGCCTTGACCACACGCTTTGA
- a CDS encoding peptide deformylase, with translation MASPTDHAPLAELVEQLLATDGPLPIVAAGDPVLRRGTERYDGQLGPALLARFIEALRLTMHAAPGVGLAAPQVGVPLRIAVIEDPAPVPEEVRLARGRVPQPFRVLVNPSYEPLGAARAAFFEGCLSVPGWQAVVARPTEVRMTGQDENGRTLDEEFTGWPARIVQHETDHLEGMLYLDRAEPRSLSSNQAMTERWTQATPEEAAAALGFDLPG, from the coding sequence ATGGCATCACCCACTGATCACGCGCCCTTGGCCGAACTGGTCGAGCAACTCCTCGCCACGGACGGCCCGTTGCCGATCGTCGCGGCCGGCGACCCGGTGCTGCGGCGCGGAACCGAGCGCTACGACGGCCAGTTGGGCCCCGCGTTGCTGGCCCGCTTCATCGAGGCCCTGCGTCTCACCATGCACGCGGCGCCGGGCGTGGGCCTCGCGGCCCCGCAGGTCGGCGTCCCGCTGCGGATCGCGGTGATCGAGGATCCGGCACCGGTGCCGGAGGAGGTACGGCTGGCGCGCGGCCGGGTGCCCCAGCCGTTCCGGGTCCTGGTGAACCCGTCGTACGAACCGCTCGGCGCCGCCCGTGCCGCGTTCTTCGAGGGCTGTCTGAGTGTGCCGGGCTGGCAGGCGGTGGTGGCCAGGCCCACCGAGGTGCGAATGACGGGGCAGGACGAGAACGGCCGCACGCTGGACGAGGAGTTCACCGGCTGGCCGGCCCGGATCGTCCAGCACGAGACGGACCACCTGGAAGGCATGCTCTACCTCGACCGGGCCGAGCCGCGTTCCCTGTCCTCGAACCAGGCGATGACCGAGCGCTGGACACAGGCGACACCGGAGGAGGCCGCGGCCGCGCTCGGCTTCGATCTGCCGGGCTGA